In Vicinamibacterales bacterium, the sequence TCCTTCGAGCCACCACTCATCGCCGTCGGCGTAAAGGTTGGCTCGGGACCACACAAGGTGATTCCCGAGGCTGGTGCGTTCGCACTCAATATTCTGGGCAAGGATCAGCAAGCAGCTGCATACACGTTCTTCAAACCAGTCGTACCTGAGGGGCAGACGCTCGGAGGCGAACCGTTTAGCGCGGGAAGCACAGGCGCGCCCGTGTTGGAGCGAGTGCCGGGATATGTTGAGTGTTCTCTGGTGGAAACGGTGGAAAAAGGGGATCACGCGATCGTTGTTGGGAAGGTCGTTGATGCTGGAGTGTCCGAAGAGCTTTCGGGGCGACCGGACAATCTCACGCTGACGCTCAAAGACTTGGGAGAGAAGATCTATTACGGCGGGTAGATAGCCCGTAGATGA encodes:
- a CDS encoding flavin reductase family protein: MNPEHKKNALRMIPYGLYVLTAQSSDGQIAAATVNWVTQVSFEPPLIAVGVKVGSGPHKVIPEAGAFALNILGKDQQAAAYTFFKPVVPEGQTLGGEPFSAGSTGAPVLERVPGYVECSLVETVEKGDHAIVVGKVVDAGVSEELSGRPDNLTLTLKDLGEKIYYGG